The following proteins are co-located in the Mesorhizobium sp. M1E.F.Ca.ET.045.02.1.1 genome:
- a CDS encoding DMT family transporter — MTDTLDMPAKLAKGAADPAAERTLGIVLVSASAVAFALTGVLTKSIHADPLTITCWRGFFGSFLITLYVLWRRRRSGGSESLRLGWRGWLLAVEGAAASIAFISAFKFTYVANVAVIYATSPFIAALLAFPLVREKFRLQTMLAAAVSLCGVAIMVGGGLGSGHLFGDGLALLMTTGSALYMIMVRAFRDSPVVWAGAVSAFLLFVLGWFVTDPLAVSTRDMVLLATFGCSFALASILWTEGSRLIPAAESGLLGSAEVPFAILFALLFLGEIPPMASIIGGAIVLCAVFAHAGRDWMKAKSAGS, encoded by the coding sequence ATGACGGATACGCTCGACATGCCCGCAAAGCTTGCCAAGGGCGCCGCCGACCCCGCGGCCGAACGCACGCTCGGCATCGTGCTGGTCTCGGCGTCGGCCGTCGCCTTCGCGCTCACCGGCGTGCTGACCAAGTCGATCCATGCCGATCCGCTCACCATCACCTGCTGGCGCGGCTTCTTCGGGTCGTTCCTGATCACCCTTTATGTGCTGTGGCGGCGGCGCCGTTCGGGCGGGAGCGAGAGCCTGCGGCTCGGCTGGCGCGGCTGGCTGCTGGCCGTCGAGGGCGCCGCGGCGAGCATCGCCTTCATCTCGGCGTTCAAGTTCACCTATGTCGCCAATGTGGCGGTGATCTATGCGACCTCGCCCTTCATCGCGGCATTGCTTGCCTTTCCGCTGGTGCGGGAAAAATTCCGGCTGCAGACGATGCTGGCGGCGGCCGTGTCGCTCTGCGGCGTCGCCATCATGGTGGGCGGCGGCCTCGGCAGCGGCCATCTGTTCGGCGACGGGCTGGCGCTGCTGATGACCACCGGCAGCGCGCTTTACATGATCATGGTGCGAGCCTTCCGCGACTCGCCCGTCGTCTGGGCCGGCGCGGTGTCCGCCTTCCTGCTCTTCGTGCTCGGCTGGTTCGTCACCGATCCGCTGGCCGTCTCGACCCGCGACATGGTGCTGCTTGCCACCTTCGGCTGCTCTTTCGCGCTGGCCTCGATCCTGTGGACGGAGGGCTCGCGGCTCATCCCGGCCGCCGAATCCGGCCTGCTCGGCTCGGCGGAAGTTCCCTTCGCCATCCTGTTTGCCTTGCTGTTCCTCGGCGAAATCCCGCCGATGGCCAGCATCATCGGCGGCGCGATCGTGCTTTGCGCAGTTTTCGCGCATGCCGGACGCGACTGGATGAAGGCGAAATCGGCGGGTTCTTAA
- a CDS encoding LysR substrate-binding domain-containing protein: MEMLDPDLLKTFLAFVDGGSLSKAASTVGRTPSAVTAQMQRLEEIVGEPLLVPQGRGRGLTPAGEDLVGHARRIIAVQTEAWLALKGARAGGRIAIGTTQDFADHGLPDLLRAFAVSHPRVRIELRVGRSLELESALQAGQLDLAITMRHAPSPDEAALISEPMLWLCSEKGLATRQEAVPLALLDPYCGFREAALNALDAAGRRYRIAAGSASLAGLRTAVTAGIALTLRTRRFAHSGIVEAPRELGLPPVPVATFTIRLGREAGRPARDLAELLGGGLALPPS; encoded by the coding sequence ATGGAAATGCTCGATCCTGATCTCCTGAAAACCTTCCTTGCCTTCGTCGACGGCGGATCGCTGTCAAAGGCTGCATCCACGGTTGGCCGCACGCCGTCGGCGGTGACCGCGCAGATGCAGCGGCTGGAAGAAATCGTCGGCGAGCCATTGCTGGTCCCGCAGGGCAGGGGACGGGGGCTGACGCCGGCCGGCGAGGACCTTGTCGGTCACGCGCGGCGCATCATTGCCGTCCAGACCGAGGCCTGGCTGGCGCTGAAAGGCGCGCGCGCCGGTGGGCGCATCGCTATCGGCACGACGCAGGACTTTGCCGACCACGGGCTGCCCGACCTTTTGCGCGCCTTCGCGGTCAGCCATCCGCGCGTCAGGATCGAGCTGCGCGTCGGCCGCTCCCTGGAGCTCGAGTCAGCGCTGCAGGCAGGTCAGTTGGACCTCGCGATCACCATGCGCCATGCCCCTTCGCCGGATGAAGCGGCCCTCATCAGCGAGCCGATGCTGTGGCTCTGCTCGGAAAAAGGATTGGCGACGCGGCAGGAAGCAGTGCCGCTGGCGCTGCTCGATCCCTATTGCGGCTTCAGGGAGGCTGCGCTCAATGCGCTCGACGCCGCCGGCCGCCGCTACCGCATCGCCGCCGGCAGCGCCAGTCTTGCCGGCCTGCGCACCGCGGTCACTGCCGGCATCGCGCTGACGCTGCGCACGCGGCGCTTTGCACACTCCGGCATTGTCGAAGCGCCGCGCGAGCTCGGCCTGCCGCCGGTGCCCGTCGCCACCTTCACCATCCGGCTCGGCCGCGAGGCCGGCCGCCCGGCGCGGGATCTGGCCGAGCTTCTCGGCGGCGGCCTGGCGTTGCCGCCATCCTGA